The Microbacterium sp. LKL04 sequence CCGAGGAACGAAACCACGCCGCCCAGCACCATGAGGACGGCCGTGACCAGGGCTGCGCGGTGGAACCCCTCGAGATCCAGCGCGCCGCCGATGATGACCGCGAGGATCGCGATGACGACGAGCCCTGCGATCCGTGAGACGGCGTTGTTGGTCGCCGAGGCGATGCCCGACCGCTCGCCGCCGATCGCGCCGAGGATCGTCGATGTCAGGGGGGACACGGTGACGCCGAGCCCCAGACCGAAGACGACGAGACCCGGCAGGACCTGAGTCCAGTAGTCGAAGTCCTCGCGGACGGCGAGCAGCATCAGCGCGCCGACCGCCATGACGAGCGGGCCGACCGTCATGAACAGGCGTGGGCCGAACCGGTTCACCCACCCGCCCACAACCGAGCTGAGCGCGATCAGAGCAACGGTCGTCGGCAGGCTCGCGAGCCCGGCGAAGGTCGCGCTCAGCCCCGCGCCCTGCTGCAGGTAGACCCCGACGACGAAACCGTTCAGCGAGAGCGCCGCGTAGATGAAGAAGGTGGCGAGGTTGCCGGTCCAGAAGTTCCGGACGCGGAAGATCCCCAGCGGCAGGATGGGCGAGCGCACCCTGCGCTGACGAAGCAGGAACGCCGTGAACAGGAGGATGCCGGCGGCCAGCGGCATCCAGATCGCCGGATGCGCCCACCCCAGGTTCGGCTGTTCGATGAGCGCGAAGACGATGCCGCCGAGGCCCAGGGTGCACAGGGCCGCGCTCACGAGGTCGATGTGCGCGTCGTCGCGGCGGTGGTCGACGTGGCCGAGGCGGGACAGGAGGACGAACGTCACGACGATCGGGAGGATGTTGACGAGGAACGCGAACCGCCATGACAGCAGGTCGACGAAGAGGCCGCCGATGAGGGGGCCGGCGAGGTTGGCGGCCGTCGTCCACGCGGTCCATTGGCCGATCGCCCGGGCCTGCGCCGGTCCGTTCAGCAGCGACGTGATGAGGGCGAGCGAGCTCGGTACGAGGAATGCGCCCGCGGCGCCCTGCAGGGCCCGCGCGATGATCAGTACGACCGGATCGGGTGCGAGACCGACGCCGATCGACGCGATCCCGAAGCCGATCAGCCCGATCCGGAGGACGAGCACGCGACCGAACGCGTCGCTCACCGACCCCGCGAACAGGATGAGGGAGCTCAGAGTGAGGAGGTAGGCATCCACCGCCCACTGCTGCGTGGACAGTCCACCGCCCAGCTCATCGCGGATGGCGGGGAGTGCGACGTTGACGACCGTGCCGTCGAGGAACGCGACCGCCGAGGCGAGGGCTGCGATCGCGACGATCAGCCCGAACCGGGGGGATGTCGTCGGAGCGTTCACAGGCTCACGTTACGCCCGGGGCGGGGTCGATCGGGAGGTCGAGCCGACGGGAACTGTCGTCATTCCGGGAGTGGAATGACAGTTCGCGTCGGGTCGAGCTCGTCGAGGGGAGCGGCGGGGAGAGCGATCCAGCCCTCCCGGCGGGCGCGGTCGAGTTCGGCGGGCGGGACGGGGTGCGTCGCGCGCAGCGCATGTGCGCGGGCGATGAGCGCGGCGACGACGGCGTCGAACGCGTCGTCGGATGCTTCCATCAGTGCGCGCTGGTCGGGGGAGACGGTGAGCCAGGGGGCTGCGGCGAGGAGGTTCGCTGTCGCCGCGCGGCGGGCCGCGGCATCCGTCTTGTATCCGGACACTGCTACGCCCCAGAGGCGGAGGGATGCCGCCGGGTAGACCTCGACGAGTCGTCCCGTCGCGCCGGACCGGTCAACCGCGTCGCCGGCGTCGGCGAACGCGGCGAGCAGGTCGGCGCACCGCATGGCGGTGAGTCCCAGTCGATCGGTCGAGACGCTGAGCGGGAGGCGCCCCGTGACCCGGTGGGTGGCACGATCGGTCTCGCGGTAGGCGAGTCGGCGACGTCCCTCGATGCCGCGCAGGTCCGG is a genomic window containing:
- a CDS encoding MFS transporter, which translates into the protein MNAPTTSPRFGLIVAIAALASAVAFLDGTVVNVALPAIRDELGGGLSTQQWAVDAYLLTLSSLILFAGSVSDAFGRVLVLRIGLIGFGIASIGVGLAPDPVVLIIARALQGAAGAFLVPSSLALITSLLNGPAQARAIGQWTAWTTAANLAGPLIGGLFVDLLSWRFAFLVNILPIVVTFVLLSRLGHVDHRRDDAHIDLVSAALCTLGLGGIVFALIEQPNLGWAHPAIWMPLAAGILLFTAFLLRQRRVRSPILPLGIFRVRNFWTGNLATFFIYAALSLNGFVVGVYLQQGAGLSATFAGLASLPTTVALIALSSVVGGWVNRFGPRLFMTVGPLVMAVGALMLLAVREDFDYWTQVLPGLVVFGLGLGVTVSPLTSTILGAIGGERSGIASATNNAVSRIAGLVVIAILAVIIGGALDLEGFHRAALVTAVLMVLGGVVSFLGIRRPATADAQPI
- a CDS encoding DUF429 domain-containing protein, whose protein sequence is MITTGVDLAAQPARTAVAVVDWQGGGARLTTLRLGNTDGDIVGLAQGSARVGVDCAFGWPDDFVAYVAANARGEVPDPDLRGIEGRRRLAYRETDRATHRVTGRLPLSVSTDRLGLTAMRCADLLAAFADAGDAVDRSGATGRLVEVYPAASLRLWGVAVSGYKTDAAARRAATANLLAAAPWLTVSPDQRALMEASDDAFDAVVAALIARAHALRATHPVPPAELDRARREGWIALPAAPLDELDPTRTVIPLPE